From a region of the Nonlabens dokdonensis DSW-6 genome:
- a CDS encoding SusC/RagA family TonB-linked outer membrane protein — protein sequence MKRITLFMLLLCGFIGAAQISITGKVSDSAGDPIAFANVAEKGTQNGTTTDGNGNYTITVADNATLVVSFIGYQTATIPVNKETIIKITLEEGDALDEVIVTALGVKRKERELGYAVQTLDTQQIQEVKSVNLLDNLQGKVAGITVTPGATGVGSSSRITIRGEASFSNNNPLFIVDGTPINNNTVFNFSNEAAAGFQEVDFGNGAGEVNQDDIESVSVLKGPAAAALYGTRAANGAIIIETKNGGKQKGLGISYNTSFFVDTAFKLPEFQNEYGQGQGGVFEYVDGLGGGVSDNITYSWGPRLDQGILIPQFDSPVTLPDGTVVRGGDTSLYSGLPITPTEFRSNPDNLKDFYNTGHTFINNIAITDGFEKGDYRLSFTDLRSESIIPGVDLDRQTVAAKLNFRPNDKTKINASINYVNSASGNRPSNGYGSENVNYSLVAWGPRSLNIDNLRNYWQPGLEGVQQYSFNYTFFDNPYFILHENRNSFGRDRLFGNVSLSRELTPELTASIRTGMDYSNEKRRFIRNFSTNRFRNGAYAEHDVFYREINTDFLLTYKKQLGDLNFEARAGGNRLNQTASTTQVQTTSLAQPRIFSLNNAASPIESFGFRSEKRINSLYAFAKAGYKNFLYLDVTARNDWSSALATPFSADNTSFFYPSISTSFILSNVMDLPKEIDFAKIRASYAQVGNDTDPYQTQGTFISQVNVNSQPTFSNQDFIPNQNLRPETTSSVELGFDIRFLKQRINLDFTYYNALTEDQILSLPIGIASGFSQQVVNAGAVRNQGVEIVLNTIPVRTENFEWSSTVNFASNRAIVEDLPQEDGRLTLAYSRVYDSQDQTVWHQVEEGGRIGDLYGTGYLRNENGDFILTQEGRFIADPELRKLGNYNADFTMGFNNSFRYKNWDASFLLDWRQGGIIVSRTLALGAVGGQLSDTANRPDAGIVADGVINTGTEANPVYVQNTTAVSAESYYRQFYDRNHEENNVYDASYLKLRQFSVGYSFSLNEGALGLFNDGAEMRVSLIGRNLFAFSEIPHFDPEQLAVQGQGFVGGVEDLSYASTRSIGVKAGITF from the coding sequence ATGAAGAGAATTACTCTATTCATGCTACTTCTATGCGGTTTTATAGGAGCAGCTCAAATTTCTATTACAGGAAAAGTCAGCGATAGTGCTGGCGACCCTATTGCTTTTGCAAATGTTGCAGAGAAAGGTACCCAAAATGGTACAACCACAGATGGTAACGGTAACTATACAATTACCGTTGCAGATAACGCCACATTAGTGGTGTCTTTTATAGGTTATCAAACCGCGACCATTCCAGTTAATAAAGAAACTATTATAAAAATAACCTTAGAAGAAGGAGACGCCTTAGATGAGGTGATTGTTACCGCGCTAGGTGTAAAACGTAAAGAACGAGAATTAGGTTATGCAGTTCAAACACTGGATACCCAACAAATTCAAGAAGTAAAATCAGTCAATTTACTTGATAATCTTCAAGGAAAAGTGGCAGGTATCACAGTGACTCCAGGAGCAACTGGTGTAGGTTCTTCTTCTAGAATTACGATTCGTGGCGAGGCAAGTTTTTCTAATAATAATCCGCTATTTATTGTGGATGGAACACCTATAAACAACAATACGGTGTTTAATTTCTCTAATGAAGCCGCAGCAGGTTTTCAAGAAGTAGATTTTGGAAATGGAGCTGGTGAAGTAAATCAAGACGACATAGAAAGTGTTTCAGTTCTTAAAGGTCCTGCAGCAGCAGCTCTTTATGGAACGCGTGCAGCAAATGGTGCGATAATTATCGAGACCAAAAACGGTGGAAAACAAAAAGGTCTTGGAATTTCATACAATACCAGTTTCTTTGTCGACACGGCTTTTAAATTACCAGAATTTCAGAACGAATATGGTCAAGGTCAAGGTGGTGTTTTTGAATATGTCGACGGTTTAGGCGGTGGCGTTAGTGATAATATTACCTATTCATGGGGTCCACGATTGGATCAAGGAATTTTGATTCCGCAATTTGATAGTCCAGTGACGTTGCCAGATGGAACTGTCGTGCGCGGTGGCGATACCTCATTATACAGCGGTTTGCCCATTACACCTACAGAATTCCGCAGCAATCCAGATAACCTGAAGGATTTCTACAACACTGGTCATACATTTATCAATAACATTGCGATTACAGACGGTTTTGAGAAAGGCGATTACCGATTAAGTTTTACCGATTTGCGCAGTGAAAGCATCATTCCAGGAGTAGATCTCGATAGACAAACCGTTGCTGCAAAATTAAACTTTAGACCCAACGATAAAACCAAAATTAACGCCAGCATCAATTATGTAAACAGCGCATCTGGAAACCGACCATCAAACGGTTATGGAAGTGAAAATGTAAATTATTCATTAGTGGCTTGGGGACCACGATCTTTAAATATTGATAATTTAAGAAACTACTGGCAGCCTGGATTAGAAGGTGTGCAACAGTACTCTTTTAACTATACGTTTTTTGATAATCCGTATTTTATATTGCATGAAAATCGCAATAGTTTTGGTCGCGATCGATTGTTTGGAAATGTCTCGCTTTCGCGTGAGCTAACACCAGAACTCACCGCATCGATAAGAACAGGAATGGACTACAGCAATGAAAAACGCCGATTCATCCGTAATTTTTCTACCAACCGTTTTAGAAATGGCGCTTATGCAGAGCATGATGTTTTCTATAGAGAGATCAACACAGACTTCTTGCTTACTTATAAAAAGCAGTTGGGCGATCTGAATTTTGAGGCCAGAGCTGGTGGAAATAGGCTCAATCAAACAGCTTCTACAACGCAGGTGCAAACAACAAGTCTCGCACAGCCTAGAATATTCTCATTAAATAATGCCGCAAGTCCTATTGAGAGTTTCGGTTTTAGAAGTGAGAAAAGAATTAATAGTTTGTACGCTTTCGCGAAAGCGGGATATAAAAACTTTCTTTACTTAGATGTTACTGCTCGTAACGACTGGTCCAGTGCACTGGCAACACCTTTTAGTGCAGATAATACGTCGTTCTTTTATCCTTCTATTTCTACTAGTTTTATTTTGAGTAATGTGATGGATTTGCCTAAAGAAATTGACTTTGCAAAGATTAGAGCTAGTTATGCACAAGTAGGTAATGATACCGATCCTTACCAAACGCAAGGAACATTTATCTCGCAGGTGAATGTAAATTCACAACCTACTTTTTCAAATCAAGATTTTATTCCTAACCAAAACCTGAGACCAGAAACTACTTCTAGTGTGGAATTAGGATTTGATATTCGCTTTTTAAAGCAACGCATTAATTTAGATTTTACGTATTACAATGCATTGACTGAAGATCAGATTTTGTCACTTCCCATAGGTATTGCATCTGGATTTAGCCAGCAAGTAGTTAATGCTGGTGCGGTAAGAAATCAAGGAGTAGAAATCGTTTTAAACACCATTCCTGTAAGAACAGAAAATTTTGAGTGGAGTTCTACCGTAAACTTTGCTTCTAACAGAGCGATTGTAGAAGATTTACCACAAGAAGATGGACGTTTAACACTGGCTTATTCTAGAGTGTACGATAGTCAAGATCAAACGGTATGGCATCAAGTGGAAGAAGGAGGACGCATAGGAGACCTATATGGTACTGGTTATTTAAGGAATGAAAACGGAGATTTTATTCTGACACAAGAAGGACGTTTTATTGCAGATCCAGAATTGAGAAAACTAGGAAACTACAATGCCGATTTCACCATGGGATTCAACAATAGTTTTAGGTACAAAAATTGGGATGCTTCATTCTTATTAGACTGGAGACAAGGCGGCATTATCGTTTCAAGAACATTAGCCTTAGGAGCAGTAGGTGGACAATTAAGCGATACAGCAAACAGACCAGATGCCGGGATAGTTGCTGATGGTGTCATCAACACAGGAACAGAAGCAAATCCTGTTTACGTACAAAATACCACAGCTGTAAGTGCAGAAAGTTATTACCGTCAGTTTTACGATCGCAACCATGAAGAGAACAATGTTTATGATGCGAGTTATTTAAAACTACGCCAGTTTTCGGTTGGTTATAGTTTTAGTTTAAATGAAGGAGCTTTAGGGTTATTCAATGATGGTGCAGAAATGAGAGTTTCCTTAATCGGTAGAAATTTATTTGCCTTTAGTGAGATTCCGCATTTTGATCCAGAACAACTAGCTGTTCAAGGACAAGGTTTTGTAGGTGGAGTGGAAGATCTGTCTTATGCTAGTACTAGAAGTATAGGTGTTAAAGCAGGAATAACCTTTTAG
- a CDS encoding SusD/RagB family nutrient-binding outer membrane lipoprotein yields MKITIKYITLLLVIIAGIISCTNDFEEINTNPNAPVSVQPSLLLRQVIYNYGEEMSYEGFVAGGLLSQHMTALDFNLFDRHALKSPQLGGNPWPIFYTNLRDNQIIIDQAQETPAFAVYEGPALIFKAYMTAGLTDIFGDVPYSEAFRGLDGIVEPKYDLQEDIYLQPGGILDNLDQGIAAIENYNGSIALEGDVLFNGDLTAWVRFANSLKIKALMRISARENVNARLQTLFDDQNYIASNDQNAVFNFSDSEPNNFRMARLRAGDFNNFVMSETMEEVLEGLNDARINVLFRPRANNANGDDFEGLLNGIDASSTSVTLADYSLAGTIFRENTGMLDANYMTAWETNFLLAEAAERGLITAPAQTLYETGVTQAHEYWNTELPADYLTTDAAYGLNGNDPIEQIITQKWIASVINGYEGWIEYRRTGFPALKTISASFNNDLIPVRMPYPAEEASLNADNYIVAASATNDNDINVPVWWDE; encoded by the coding sequence ATGAAAATAACAATAAAATACATCACATTATTGCTGGTGATAATTGCAGGAATTATCTCCTGTACCAACGATTTTGAAGAAATAAATACTAATCCTAATGCTCCAGTAAGCGTGCAGCCTAGTTTGCTTTTAAGACAAGTAATCTACAATTACGGTGAAGAAATGTCTTATGAAGGTTTTGTCGCTGGTGGGTTATTAAGTCAGCACATGACCGCGTTAGATTTTAATTTATTTGATAGGCATGCATTGAAAAGTCCGCAATTGGGTGGAAATCCATGGCCTATTTTTTACACTAATTTGAGAGATAACCAAATCATCATTGATCAAGCTCAGGAAACACCTGCCTTTGCAGTTTACGAAGGTCCAGCCTTGATTTTTAAGGCTTACATGACAGCTGGCTTGACAGACATATTTGGTGATGTGCCTTATTCGGAAGCTTTTCGTGGATTAGATGGGATTGTAGAACCTAAATATGATCTTCAAGAAGATATTTATTTACAACCTGGCGGAATTCTAGATAATCTAGATCAAGGAATTGCAGCTATAGAAAATTACAATGGTTCTATTGCTTTAGAAGGTGATGTACTGTTTAATGGTGATTTGACTGCTTGGGTACGTTTTGCAAATAGTTTAAAGATAAAAGCACTGATGCGTATTTCTGCAAGAGAAAATGTAAATGCAAGATTACAGACCTTGTTTGATGATCAAAATTACATTGCTTCAAATGATCAAAATGCGGTGTTTAATTTTTCTGATAGTGAGCCTAACAACTTCCGTATGGCGCGATTAAGAGCAGGAGATTTCAACAACTTTGTTATGAGTGAGACTATGGAAGAAGTTCTCGAAGGTTTAAATGACGCTCGTATCAATGTACTTTTTAGACCAAGAGCAAACAATGCTAACGGAGATGATTTTGAAGGCTTATTAAACGGTATCGATGCGTCATCTACATCTGTCACTCTAGCCGATTATTCTCTTGCAGGGACTATTTTCAGGGAAAATACGGGAATGTTAGATGCTAATTACATGACTGCATGGGAAACTAATTTTTTACTGGCTGAGGCGGCAGAAAGAGGATTGATCACAGCACCTGCACAGACATTGTATGAAACTGGGGTGACGCAAGCACATGAATACTGGAATACAGAATTACCAGCAGATTACTTAACAACCGATGCTGCTTATGGCTTAAACGGTAACGATCCTATAGAGCAAATTATTACTCAAAAATGGATTGCAAGCGTTATCAACGGTTATGAAGGATGGATCGAGTATAGAAGAACAGGTTTTCCTGCGTTGAAAACGATTTCAGCTAGTTTTAATAATGATCTCATTCCTGTAAGAATGCCTTATCCTGCAGAGGAAGCATCTCTTAATGCCGATAATTACATTGTCGCTGCAAGCGCCACAAATGACAATGATATCAATGTTCCTGTTTGGTGGGATGAGTAG
- a CDS encoding sodium:solute symporter family transporter, with protein sequence MDFLTQTSTLQWLLIIASSVIFFILAPYAKDVTTFFKAEHRGKQPNMVMLTGSLIISWIFAKSITNAANLGLEFGLVGGVAYAGYYLSFAVAGIIIYQLRTQGNYTSIHHFLTDKYGKRAVGLFSILISFRLFNEVWSNTMVIGTYFGEIGTTAYYAAIVVFTIMTLAYTLKGGLSSSIFTDVIQMVLFSILLIIILAVIFNEPEVKVGEMITSGTWSMELGLNLFFAAILQSFSYPFHDPVLTDRGFITSPNITRKSFLWAAVLGGICIVLFSLVGVYAQQTGLQGQAAVEVAKKLGVVLLLVINFIMITSAASTLDSTFSSFSKLLTIDLRLGKTVTFGRITMVLVAVLGTIPVFLNAEILSATTISGTMVIGLTPVFLLWKMKAPQISYFLSVICGLVFGVLLVFEWFPQSLIFTRGKYASLLWINIYGISFSFFFFLLPTWIKRS encoded by the coding sequence TTGGATTTCCTAACCCAAACATCAACCTTACAGTGGTTACTGATTATAGCGAGTAGTGTGATCTTTTTCATACTAGCGCCGTATGCCAAAGATGTAACAACATTCTTTAAGGCAGAGCATCGCGGCAAGCAGCCTAATATGGTGATGCTTACGGGAAGTTTGATTATATCTTGGATTTTTGCCAAAAGTATTACCAACGCAGCCAACTTAGGATTGGAGTTCGGTCTAGTCGGTGGCGTTGCTTATGCAGGCTATTATCTGTCCTTTGCTGTAGCAGGTATTATTATATACCAATTAAGAACACAAGGAAATTACACCAGTATTCATCATTTTTTAACCGATAAATATGGTAAAAGAGCCGTTGGATTGTTTTCTATTTTGATCAGTTTTAGACTGTTTAATGAAGTCTGGTCCAATACCATGGTGATAGGAACTTATTTTGGAGAGATAGGAACTACCGCTTATTACGCGGCTATTGTCGTTTTTACGATAATGACATTAGCCTATACTTTAAAAGGAGGATTGAGCAGTTCTATTTTTACCGATGTGATTCAGATGGTGCTTTTTTCAATCTTACTTATCATCATTTTAGCAGTGATTTTCAATGAGCCAGAAGTTAAAGTTGGAGAAATGATCACTTCAGGAACTTGGTCCATGGAATTAGGCCTGAATCTGTTCTTTGCGGCAATTTTACAAAGTTTTAGCTACCCATTCCACGATCCAGTGTTGACCGATCGAGGTTTTATTACCAGTCCTAATATCACTCGCAAGAGCTTTCTTTGGGCTGCTGTTTTAGGCGGTATTTGTATTGTTTTATTTAGTTTAGTCGGTGTATATGCGCAACAAACCGGATTGCAAGGTCAGGCAGCCGTTGAGGTAGCAAAAAAGTTAGGAGTTGTTTTATTGTTAGTTATCAATTTTATCATGATCACCAGTGCTGCAAGTACTTTGGATAGTACATTTTCAAGCTTTTCAAAATTGTTGACTATTGATTTAAGGTTGGGTAAAACCGTTACTTTTGGTAGGATCACGATGGTACTTGTGGCTGTTTTAGGAACAATCCCAGTGTTTCTCAATGCAGAAATCTTAAGTGCCACTACCATAAGTGGTACGATGGTTATCGGATTGACACCAGTATTTTTATTATGGAAAATGAAAGCACCACAAATCAGCTATTTTTTATCAGTAATTTGTGGGCTTGTCTTTGGTGTATTATTAGTCTTTGAATGGTTTCCCCAAAGCCTTATTTTTACCAGAGGAAAATATGCCTCATTGCTTTGGATCAACATTTATGGAATTTCATTTAGTTTCTTCTTTTTCTTATTGCCAACATGGATAAAAAGATCATAG
- a CDS encoding DUF4407 domain-containing protein: protein MQSFFIFCSGADAELLDQCSAGERNKYAGIGATVFFTALMAFFAASYALFTVFDSYWIATAFGLVWGLLIFNLDRYIVSTLKKSDRKINELWQAAPRIILAIIIALVISKPLELKIFEKEIDQVLLEEKNAMTLENQEQVASLFAVEESAFAKAIQELKSEITTKEAEVEALYNTYITEAEGTSGTNKLGKGPVYKEKREKHDAALAELQALKTTNGEKIAAIELQLADLNTKEATQLAASQPIIENFDGLMARIEALNKLPFITSFFIFLLFLAIETSPIIAKLLSPKGEYDYKYAEREDLVISWVTQQKQQQTVLVQTDKELNNRVYKDIADEDELYAYKKKIARELMQKQADAFYSKQKGILG from the coding sequence ATGCAATCTTTTTTCATCTTTTGCAGCGGTGCTGATGCTGAGTTACTTGACCAGTGCAGCGCCGGCGAGCGTAACAAATATGCCGGTATAGGCGCCACCGTTTTTTTTACCGCGCTCATGGCGTTTTTTGCTGCTAGTTATGCCCTATTTACAGTGTTTGACAGCTACTGGATTGCGACAGCATTTGGTCTTGTTTGGGGTCTGTTAATCTTCAATCTAGACCGCTATATTGTTTCTACACTCAAGAAAAGTGATCGTAAGATTAATGAATTGTGGCAGGCTGCACCACGTATTATACTTGCCATTATTATTGCTCTGGTTATTTCAAAACCTCTAGAGTTGAAGATTTTTGAAAAGGAAATCGATCAGGTGTTGCTGGAAGAGAAAAATGCGATGACTTTAGAAAATCAGGAGCAAGTTGCCTCCCTTTTTGCTGTTGAGGAGTCCGCTTTCGCGAAAGCGATACAAGAACTAAAATCTGAAATCACCACAAAAGAAGCCGAAGTTGAAGCGCTTTACAACACATACATCACTGAAGCTGAAGGAACCTCGGGAACAAACAAGCTGGGAAAAGGACCTGTTTATAAAGAGAAAAGAGAAAAACACGACGCCGCACTGGCCGAATTACAAGCGCTGAAAACTACCAACGGTGAAAAAATCGCCGCCATAGAATTACAACTTGCAGATCTTAATACAAAAGAAGCCACGCAACTTGCAGCATCACAACCCATCATAGAAAACTTTGACGGACTTATGGCTCGCATCGAGGCTCTGAACAAATTGCCGTTTATAACTTCGTTTTTTATATTCTTGTTATTTCTAGCCATAGAAACCTCACCGATAATTGCAAAATTGCTATCACCTAAAGGAGAATACGATTACAAATATGCAGAGCGAGAAGACCTAGTCATTTCTTGGGTGACTCAGCAAAAACAGCAGCAAACCGTTCTCGTTCAAACCGATAAAGAACTCAATAACCGAGTATACAAAGACATTGCCGACGAGGACGAACTCTACGCCTACAAAAAGAAAATCGCCAGAGAACTTATGCAAAAACAAGCCGATGCTTTTTACAGCAAACAGAAAGGTATTTTAGGGTAA
- a CDS encoding App1 family protein, with protein MAIFKRDPWILDIYRTYSGESHLYVRGRALEDQPLKHYEQQTLYQTLRNTWRTFKTDEIRNAQVKLTLPNGKFFEVKADHEGYFLFNIATDFNLHNLTDEEGYLLITVSFDEDNSAFAKAKRQKRIKINKFTGETLVPYSEAAYGVISDIDDTIMHTGVTSFLKIRVAFNTFFKNYDRRLPLKGAASFYQLLHRGPSSKGQNPMFYLSNSPWNLYKYLEKFLDFHGFPKGPILLRDFPTPWDRTPKLKRPHKEHELLNILKHYPDMKFILIGDSGEHDVDYYKDTAQQFPDRILAIYLRSVEHKKKMQRVQSIADSFTICPMLLVKESKEAVAHARANGWIV; from the coding sequence ATGGCAATTTTTAAACGTGATCCTTGGATACTCGATATTTACCGCACCTACAGTGGGGAAAGTCATTTGTATGTAAGAGGCCGCGCTTTAGAAGACCAGCCATTAAAGCATTACGAGCAGCAAACCTTGTATCAAACCTTGCGCAATACATGGCGTACGTTTAAGACCGACGAGATAAGAAATGCTCAAGTAAAACTCACCTTACCTAACGGTAAATTTTTTGAGGTAAAAGCAGACCATGAAGGCTATTTTCTCTTTAATATTGCCACAGATTTCAACTTGCACAACCTCACTGATGAAGAAGGATATTTACTTATCACAGTAAGTTTTGATGAAGATAATTCCGCTTTCGCGAAAGCGAAACGACAAAAACGCATCAAGATCAATAAATTTACTGGAGAAACTTTAGTGCCTTATTCTGAGGCGGCATATGGTGTGATAAGCGACATAGACGATACGATCATGCATACTGGCGTCACGAGTTTTCTTAAGATACGCGTAGCTTTTAATACTTTTTTTAAAAATTACGATCGTAGGTTGCCGTTAAAAGGAGCCGCTAGTTTTTACCAGTTATTACATCGCGGACCATCTTCTAAAGGTCAAAACCCCATGTTTTATTTAAGTAATAGCCCGTGGAATTTATACAAGTATTTAGAGAAATTTCTAGACTTTCACGGCTTTCCAAAAGGGCCGATTCTACTAAGAGATTTCCCTACGCCATGGGACAGAACACCTAAATTAAAACGGCCTCATAAAGAACATGAGTTACTCAATATTTTGAAACATTATCCAGATATGAAATTTATCTTGATAGGCGATAGTGGCGAGCACGATGTAGATTATTATAAGGATACGGCACAACAATTTCCAGATCGTATTCTAGCGATTTACCTGCGATCTGTAGAGCACAAAAAGAAAATGCAACGAGTACAATCCATAGCCGATTCATTCACGATTTGCCCAATGTTACTGGTAAAAGAATCTAAAGAAGCTGTGGCACACGCTAGAGCAAATGGTTGGATTGTCTAA
- a CDS encoding M56 family metallopeptidase, translating to MEHFIINSSVCLFVLWLAYKLLLENTSWHVFKRWFLIGSLIISLCIPFIVVETIVVPIEQTPFAAYELALEETIIEETAFEVNWWYVTLGIYIIGFVVMLWRFGKNLNSFRIQQEDEISSYKTYQLILRNQITIPHSFLKRIFVSKKDHGTNKIPAVVLEHEKAHLDQKHTLDILFIESLIVLFWFNPILYIIRYSMKLNHEFLADRVVLNQGITTTEYQQLLLDHATTSYEQSMANTFTFPIIKKRFHIMKTHTSNTSLVLRSLALIPILALLVISCGKEETEFIEIEETVIEEQQNNRKIIAVDPSDPEGNITINGEPHFYKIKGEKIEIYDQNGILQDFESQGYEVVKADEIIEVVEVLENLTPEDITTYNQLAKKHEQYMKLKDQLIVWENETAHMQTVFNSMNEEQRAANEPWPFTGTHYGVEYKPGQIPPPPPPAIIKVVTFEEIEQYNSWAKQINDTNNEAKKTGSNEYAIVKAKDVNTFKSIYDNMTKAQKSNAQPWPNLPPPPPPAAPTANSGYIKVDGNIYHYTLKENDNNFYDRKGNIIDVYGKTVEYVKKEDLPPPPPPADPLDYINDKGDKMNYYIDDVKVNAAKAKAFIKKNGKKGIEIGPVDGVYSLKMYTSSDDKRVYIDQNPDNIYGPTRLDRDLKC from the coding sequence ATGGAACATTTCATAATCAATTCTTCAGTTTGTTTATTTGTTTTGTGGCTGGCTTATAAACTGTTGCTAGAGAATACGTCATGGCATGTATTTAAAAGATGGTTTTTAATCGGTTCTTTAATTATTTCTTTATGCATTCCTTTTATTGTGGTAGAAACTATTGTAGTTCCTATTGAGCAAACTCCTTTTGCGGCTTATGAGTTAGCTTTAGAAGAAACGATTATTGAAGAAACTGCTTTTGAAGTGAATTGGTGGTATGTTACACTAGGTATTTATATAATAGGTTTTGTAGTCATGTTATGGCGTTTTGGTAAAAACTTGAACTCTTTTAGAATCCAACAAGAAGATGAAATCAGTTCTTATAAAACCTATCAGCTTATTTTACGCAATCAAATAACTATACCTCATTCCTTTCTCAAACGCATTTTTGTCTCTAAAAAAGACCATGGAACCAACAAAATACCTGCGGTCGTTTTAGAGCATGAAAAAGCGCATTTAGATCAAAAACACACGCTTGACATTTTATTTATAGAATCTTTGATAGTGCTCTTCTGGTTCAACCCAATATTGTACATCATCAGGTATTCTATGAAGTTAAATCACGAGTTTCTTGCAGATCGAGTGGTTTTAAATCAAGGCATTACTACCACAGAGTACCAACAGTTATTGTTAGATCACGCCACCACCAGTTATGAGCAGTCTATGGCAAACACATTTACTTTTCCCATTATTAAAAAAAGATTTCACATTATGAAAACACATACATCAAACACAAGTCTAGTCTTAAGAAGTCTAGCATTGATACCTATTCTAGCTTTACTAGTTATTAGTTGCGGTAAGGAAGAAACTGAATTTATAGAAATAGAAGAAACAGTCATCGAAGAACAACAAAATAACCGTAAGATAATTGCAGTAGACCCATCAGATCCAGAAGGGAATATCACCATAAACGGTGAACCACATTTCTATAAAATCAAAGGGGAAAAAATTGAGATTTATGATCAAAACGGTATTTTGCAAGATTTTGAAAGCCAAGGCTATGAGGTTGTAAAAGCCGATGAAATCATTGAAGTTGTTGAAGTGTTAGAAAACTTAACTCCTGAAGACATTACCACCTATAATCAACTAGCTAAAAAACATGAGCAATACATGAAGCTCAAGGATCAATTGATTGTTTGGGAAAATGAAACTGCGCACATGCAAACCGTCTTCAATTCTATGAATGAAGAACAACGTGCTGCAAATGAACCATGGCCATTTACTGGCACACACTATGGTGTGGAATATAAACCAGGACAAATTCCACCACCACCGCCGCCAGCAATTATAAAGGTGGTCACCTTTGAAGAAATAGAACAATACAACTCTTGGGCTAAGCAGATAAATGATACAAACAATGAGGCGAAGAAAACTGGAAGTAATGAATATGCTATAGTTAAAGCAAAAGACGTAAATACATTTAAATCCATCTACGATAACATGACAAAAGCTCAAAAGAGTAACGCTCAGCCGTGGCCAAATCTTCCGCCACCACCGCCACCAGCCGCACCAACTGCAAACTCTGGTTATATAAAAGTCGATGGTAATATTTACCATTATACCTTAAAAGAAAACGACAATAACTTTTATGATCGCAAAGGAAATATTATTGACGTTTATGGAAAAACAGTAGAATACGTTAAAAAAGAAGATCTACCGCCACCACCGCCGCCAGCTGATCCTTTAGATTACATTAATGATAAAGGTGATAAAATGAACTATTACATCGATGATGTAAAAGTAAATGCAGCAAAAGCAAAAGCCTTTATAAAAAAGAATGGAAAGAAAGGTATTGAAATCGGCCCAGTTGATGGAGTGTATTCTTTGAAAATGTATACTTCATCAGATGACAAAAGAGTTTACATAGATCAAAATCCCGATAACATTTACGGTCCTACCAGGTTAGATCGTGATTTGAAATGCTAG
- a CDS encoding metallophosphoesterase family protein — MDKKIIDLGRKTGKMLLFGGVYSNLQALQSLMQVAQQHGIAPDNCICTGDIIGYCGQPQETLKLFKNWGAHSILGNVEIQLRDDQDDCGCDFTQGSRCDNFSEIWYAFAKANLHTSSKDYFKALPDHIMFNYAGNKVGVVHGSYDHVSQFIFKSTDWKKKQASLDALNAEVVIAGHCGLPFMDQNKNQLWLNPGVIGMPANDGNLHTWAMIIDDANGLEYQHIPLSYNHATAIHEMRKHQLPNEYAQTLETGIWDNMEILPEEERLLKGKKLELSSY; from the coding sequence ATGGATAAAAAGATCATAGATTTAGGTCGTAAGACAGGAAAGATGCTTCTTTTTGGAGGTGTTTACAGCAATTTACAAGCTTTACAAAGCTTGATGCAAGTAGCCCAGCAACATGGTATCGCACCAGATAATTGTATTTGCACTGGCGATATTATAGGTTATTGTGGTCAGCCTCAAGAAACGCTAAAGCTATTTAAAAATTGGGGCGCACACAGTATTTTGGGTAATGTAGAAATTCAGTTGCGAGATGATCAAGACGACTGTGGTTGTGACTTTACTCAAGGCTCTCGCTGTGATAATTTTAGTGAGATTTGGTACGCTTTCGCGAAAGCAAACCTACACACCAGCTCAAAAGACTACTTCAAGGCCTTGCCAGATCATATAATGTTCAATTATGCTGGGAATAAAGTAGGAGTAGTACACGGAAGCTACGATCACGTTTCTCAGTTCATCTTCAAGTCTACAGACTGGAAAAAAAAACAAGCTAGTCTAGACGCTCTAAACGCTGAAGTCGTCATCGCTGGACATTGCGGTTTGCCATTTATGGATCAAAATAAAAATCAGTTATGGCTTAATCCAGGCGTGATAGGAATGCCTGCAAATGATGGTAATTTACACACTTGGGCAATGATCATAGATGATGCAAATGGTTTGGAATACCAGCACATTCCACTTTCTTACAACCATGCAACTGCAATACATGAGATGAGAAAACACCAGTTGCCTAATGAATATGCTCAAACTCTAGAAACCGGAATCTGGGATAATATGGAGATTCTTCCAGAAGAGGAGCGATTATTAAAAGGTAAAAAACTGGAATTGAGCTCTTATTAG